The following proteins come from a genomic window of Portunus trituberculatus isolate SZX2019 chromosome 35, ASM1759143v1, whole genome shotgun sequence:
- the LOC123513125 gene encoding all trans-polyprenyl-diphosphate synthase PDSS2-like isoform X1: MTSSVVHSSMKKVVRVGCVLRRLVSGGAVRVCASSTSPLTPATGGGGDPLGYGNIPPYSRMKSNYSSVPQQKPDWNRAVSDAEKIVGYPTSYLTLRSLLSDEMSNIAVHMRKLVGSSHPLLKTAKRLIYNGRNNMQTRGLIVLLISKAAGHLNPEELEQDQPAGVSLSQRSLAEITEMIHTAHLIHKGVVNLSPTVFDGTTLQDMEFGNKIAILSGDYLLANACTGLATLRNTKVVELISTAISDFMEAEFIGDRDNQGNPIPNETITMQDWNEKNFLAAGSLMAKSCQATLLLAGHSEAMQKKGFEFGKEIALAWQVYSDLQPFTDLYRHPPGTAIDLTSAPVILHLLHDHSLLDYVAAAGNSMENCDFKKIHQVIMSGNAVEEAKQLCQFHAQAALNVVQDTFEPSDACTALENIINALKIY; this comes from the exons ATGACGTCTAGCGTGGTGCACAGCAGCATGAAGAAGGTGGTACGGGTAGGGTGTGTGTTGCGGCGCTTGGTTTCAGGAGGCGCCGTGAGGGTGTGTGCTTCCTCTACCTCGCCTCTTACACCAGCgacaggtggcggtggtgacccGTTAGGCTACGGGAACATACCGCCATACTCCAG GATGAAGAGTAACTACAGCTCAGTTCCTCAGCAAAAGCCAGACTGGAACCGGGCTGTGAGTGATGCCGAGAAAATAGTGGGTTACCCAACATCTTACCTCACCCTGCGCTCCCTCCTGTCTGATGAAATGTCAAATATTGCAGTACATATGAGGAAATTGGTAGGATCTTCACATCCACTGCTGAAGACTGCTAA ACGGCTGATATACAATGGACGAAACAACATGCAGACAAGAGGCCTCATTGTGTTACTGATTTCTAAGGCAGCAGGCCACCTCAACCCAGAAGAGCTAGAGCAAGATCAGCCTGCAGGTGTCTCCCTCAG TCAACGAAGTTTGGCAGAGATCACCGAGATGATTCACACAGCCCACTTAATTCACAAAGGAGTGGTCAATCTGTCCCCAACGGTGTTTGATGGCACCACTCTGCAAGACATGGAATTTGGAAACAAGATTGCTATTTTGTCTGGAGATTACCTTCTGGCTAATGCTTGTACAGGTCTGGCCACTCTCAGGAACACCAAG GTTGTGGAGCTGATCAGCACTGCCATCAGCGACTTCATGGAGGCAGAGTTTATTGGAGACCGAGACAATCAGGGAAACCCAATTCCAAATGAAACTATAACCATGCAAGATTGGAATGAAAAGAATTTCCTAGCTGCTG GCAGTCTGATGGCCAAGTCATGCCAAGCCACTCTGCTGTTGGCAGGCCACAGTGAGGCAATGCAAAAGAAGGGCTTTGAATTTGGGAAGGAGATTGCCCTTGCTTGGCAG GTCTACAGCGACCTCCAGCCCTTCACGGACTTATACCGTCACCCTCCTGGGACTGCTATTGACCTTACTTCGGCTCCTGTCATTCTGCATTTGCTGCATGATCATTCCCTGCTGGACTATGTAGCAGCTGCAGGGAACTCCATGGAGAACTGCGACTTCAAGAAG ATCCACCAGGTCATCATGAGTGGGAATGCAGTGGAGGAAGCCAAGCAGTTGTGTCAGTTCCATGCCCAAGCTGCACTTAATGTTGTGCAGGACACCTTTGAACCCTCAGATGCCTGCACAGCCTTGGAGAACATCATAAATGCTCTCAAGATttattag
- the LOC123513125 gene encoding all trans-polyprenyl-diphosphate synthase PDSS2-like isoform X2, which produces MKSNYSSVPQQKPDWNRAVSDAEKIVGYPTSYLTLRSLLSDEMSNIAVHMRKLVGSSHPLLKTAKRLIYNGRNNMQTRGLIVLLISKAAGHLNPEELEQDQPAGVSLSQRSLAEITEMIHTAHLIHKGVVNLSPTVFDGTTLQDMEFGNKIAILSGDYLLANACTGLATLRNTKVVELISTAISDFMEAEFIGDRDNQGNPIPNETITMQDWNEKNFLAAGSLMAKSCQATLLLAGHSEAMQKKGFEFGKEIALAWQVYSDLQPFTDLYRHPPGTAIDLTSAPVILHLLHDHSLLDYVAAAGNSMENCDFKKIHQVIMSGNAVEEAKQLCQFHAQAALNVVQDTFEPSDACTALENIINALKIY; this is translated from the exons ATGAAGAGTAACTACAGCTCAGTTCCTCAGCAAAAGCCAGACTGGAACCGGGCTGTGAGTGATGCCGAGAAAATAGTGGGTTACCCAACATCTTACCTCACCCTGCGCTCCCTCCTGTCTGATGAAATGTCAAATATTGCAGTACATATGAGGAAATTGGTAGGATCTTCACATCCACTGCTGAAGACTGCTAA ACGGCTGATATACAATGGACGAAACAACATGCAGACAAGAGGCCTCATTGTGTTACTGATTTCTAAGGCAGCAGGCCACCTCAACCCAGAAGAGCTAGAGCAAGATCAGCCTGCAGGTGTCTCCCTCAG TCAACGAAGTTTGGCAGAGATCACCGAGATGATTCACACAGCCCACTTAATTCACAAAGGAGTGGTCAATCTGTCCCCAACGGTGTTTGATGGCACCACTCTGCAAGACATGGAATTTGGAAACAAGATTGCTATTTTGTCTGGAGATTACCTTCTGGCTAATGCTTGTACAGGTCTGGCCACTCTCAGGAACACCAAG GTTGTGGAGCTGATCAGCACTGCCATCAGCGACTTCATGGAGGCAGAGTTTATTGGAGACCGAGACAATCAGGGAAACCCAATTCCAAATGAAACTATAACCATGCAAGATTGGAATGAAAAGAATTTCCTAGCTGCTG GCAGTCTGATGGCCAAGTCATGCCAAGCCACTCTGCTGTTGGCAGGCCACAGTGAGGCAATGCAAAAGAAGGGCTTTGAATTTGGGAAGGAGATTGCCCTTGCTTGGCAG GTCTACAGCGACCTCCAGCCCTTCACGGACTTATACCGTCACCCTCCTGGGACTGCTATTGACCTTACTTCGGCTCCTGTCATTCTGCATTTGCTGCATGATCATTCCCTGCTGGACTATGTAGCAGCTGCAGGGAACTCCATGGAGAACTGCGACTTCAAGAAG ATCCACCAGGTCATCATGAGTGGGAATGCAGTGGAGGAAGCCAAGCAGTTGTGTCAGTTCCATGCCCAAGCTGCACTTAATGTTGTGCAGGACACCTTTGAACCCTCAGATGCCTGCACAGCCTTGGAGAACATCATAAATGCTCTCAAGATttattag